Proteins found in one Triticum aestivum cultivar Chinese Spring chromosome 4D, IWGSC CS RefSeq v2.1, whole genome shotgun sequence genomic segment:
- the LOC123097360 gene encoding retinoblastoma-related protein 2 produces the protein MEPQPPPPPAVETHFADLCKELEVDEGVAGEAAALLEEGKDVFLTSPSFGSKSPEDVERLCFAFVLYCVAKLKGKGMKEESSRVRLWKILEGCKLKYNDFFKESQQLLSKIDHVLRSRYGTDWEDQLELKQLQSLVNLLADASRFYCKAFNELFLSASTGQEPGSTKSNPEYFCFGWLFFLALRSKSPELYKDLVSCIHGLVAILAILLIHVPAKFRSFTIEGSSHLIKQTVRGVDLLASLCHNYHTSEDRLKEMMGKFHKAIEVFFSTKAVRASECKLETLDKIDTDGLIYFRDLLDKECFHSNFEKLEKLSSTTSWEGELDLKRFLINNDNIISAENSSRDFTNLSCPKRVFETLASPTKTIKNMLTVPSSPSSPVNGGSVKVVQMTPVTSAMTTAKWLRGVISSLPEKPSSKLEKFLSSCDTDLTSDVTKRVSIILEAIFPTKPSGHWGGSMGLNCTNAFDIPWAEARKMEASKLYYRVLEAICRAESLNTNVNNLTPLLSNERFHRCLIACSAELVLATHKTVIMMFPAVLESTGLTAFDLSKIIENFVRHEESLPRELKRHLNSLEEQLLESMAWEKGSSLYNSLVVARPSLASEINRLGLLAESMPSLDDIVARQNFHAEDLPATPSKKRAADSDENGDSRSPKRLCIEPRSTLVDQISQTPPAKQSYTLKAKWRPLQSTFASPTVSNLVGGNEKCAEVGVHIFFSKILKLAAIRIRNLCERLRHVEQTEHVYNIFKQILDQQTTLFFNRHIDQLILCSLYGVAKVSQLTLTFKEIVNNYKREQQCIPEVFRSVFVVNTNHNGGLGSRHVDIIVFYNEVFVPAVKPFLVALIPSGGAHPDNKKNPNSQIPGSPKSPPFSNLPDMSPKKVSSSHNVYISPLRQTKKDALLSPSSRSFYACIGESTHAYQSPSEDLAAVNNCLNYTSRRINTRINFDMVSDSVVAGSLGQPHGVPASSDPAGSFSFLSRKDNPGPDS, from the exons ATGGAGCCGCAACCTCCGCCTCCTCCCGCCGTGGAGACGCACTTCGCCGATCTCTGCAAG GAATTGGAAGTGGACGAGGGCGTCGCTGGCGAGGCCGCGGCGTTGCTGGAGGAGGGGAAGGACGTGTTTCTCACGTCCCCTTCGTTTGGGAGCAAATCG CCCGAGGATGTGGAGAGGCTATGTTTTGCTTTCGTGCTTTACTGCGTGGCTAAGCTGAAGGGAAAGGGGATGAAGGAGGAGAGCTCCAGGGTTAGGCTGTGGAAGATCTTGGAGGGATGCAAACTCAA GTACAATGATTTCTTCAAGGAATCACAGCAGCTTCTTTCGAAGATTGACCATGTTTTACGGAGCCGGTATGGGACGGATTGGGAAGATCAGCTAGAG CTGAAACAACTGCAGAGTTTGGTAAATCTGTTGGCAGATGCAAGCAG GTTCTATTGTAAAGCATTTAATGAGCTATTCTTAAGTGCTAGTACTGGCCAGGAGCCTGGATCGACTAAAAGTAATCCtgaatatttttgttttgggtGGCTATTTTTCTTAGCCCTCCGTTCAAAATCACCAGAATTGTATAAGGACTTGGTATCCTGCATCCATGGATTAGTTGCCATATTG GCCATACTTTTAATTCATGTACCTGCTAAATTTAGGAGCTTCACAATCGAAGGTTCTTCTCACTTAA TAAAACAAACGGTGAGGGGTGTTGATCTCCTTGCTTCGTTATGTCATAACTATCATACCTCTGAAGACCGCTTGAAAGAAATGATGGGGAAGTTTCACAAGGCTATAGAGGTGTTTTTCAGCACGAAAGCAGTAAGGGCTTCAGAGTGCAAACTAGAAACTTTGGATAAAATAGATACAG ATGGTCTAATTTATTTCAGAGATCTCCTTGATAAGGAGTGTTTTCATTCAAATTTTGAGAAGTTGGAGAAGCTAAGTAGTACCACTAGCTGGGAAGGGGAGCTTGATTTGAAAAGGTTTTTGATCAATAATGACAATATAATCAGTGCTGAGAACTCTTCTAGAGATTTCACTAATCTAAGCTGCCCAAAG CGTGTCTTTGAAACATTAGCGTCGCCTACAAAGACAATAAAGAACATGTTGACTGTCCCTAGTTCCCCTTCATCACCTGTCAATGGTGGCTCAGTTAAGGTAGTGCAGATGACACCAGTGACTTCTGCCATGACAACTGCTAAGTGGCTTCGTGGGGTGATATCTTCGTTGCCAGAGAAGCCTTCGTCTAAACTTGAGAAATTTCTTTCGTCTTGTGATACAGATTTGACAAGTGATGTAACAAAAAGGGTCAGCATAATTTTGGAAGCAATTTTTCCAACTAAGCCTTCTGGCCATTGGGGTGGTTCCATGGGCCTGAATTGTACAAATGCCTTTGATATTCCATGGGCCGAAGCAAGAAAAATGGAGGCCTCCAAGTTGTACTATAGGGTGTTGGAGGCAATTTGCAGAGCAGAATCACTCAATACTAATGTAAATAATCTGACTCCATTGTTGTCAAATGAGCGTTTTCACCGATGCTTGATTGCATGTTCAGCCGAACTGGTTTTGGCAACACATAAGACAGTCATCATGATGTTCCCTGCTGTCTTGGAGAGTACTGGTCTAACTGCATTTGATTTGAGCAAGATAATTGAAAACTTCGTGAGACATGAAGAAAGCCTTCCAAGAGAATTGAAAAGACATTTAAATTCATTAGAAGAACAGCTTTTGGAAAGCATGGCGTGGGAGAAAGGTTCATCACTGTATAATTCACTGGTTGTTGCCAGGCCATCACTTGCTTCGGAAATAAATCGCCTTGGTCTTTTGGCTGAATCAATGCCATCTCTTGATGACATAGTAGCAAGGCAGAATTTCCATGCTGAAGACTTGCCAGCTACACCATCTAAAAAACGGGCTGCCGATTCAG ATGAGAATGGTGACAGTAGGTCACCAAAGAGATTATGCATTGAACCGAGGAGCACACTGGTAGACCAAATTTCACAGACACCACCAGCAAAACAAAGCTATACTTTGAAAGCGAAATGGCGTCCTCTCCAGTCGACATTTGCAAG TCCCACTGTCAGCAATCTGGTTGGGGGGAATGAAAAATGTGCTGAAGTAGGGGTTCACATCTTCTTCTCCAAA ATCTTGAAGTTGGCTGCTATTAGAATAAGGAACCTGTGTGAAAGGCTTCGGCATGTGGAACAGACAGAGCATGTCTATAATATCTTCAAGCAGATTCTTGATCAACAGACAACTTTATTTTTTAACCGACACATTGATCAGCTTATCCTTTGTTCCCTCTATGGTGTTGCAAAG GTTTCTCAATTGACACTGACGTTCAAGGAGATTGTCAACAATTACAAAAGGGAACAGCAATGTATACCAGAAGTTTTTAGAAGTGTCTTTGTTGTGAATACAAATCACAATGGA GGACTTGGATCACGCCATGTTGACATCATTGTTTTTTATAATGAGGTGTTTGTTCCAGCAGTCAAGCCTTTCCTGGTGGCATTAATCCCTTCTGGTGGTGCTCATCCGGACAACAAGAAGAATCCTAATA GCCAAATTCCTGGATCACCAAAGTCACCCCCCTTCTCAAATCTACCAGATATGTCCCCAAAGAAAGTCTCATCTTCCCATAATGTTTATATTTCTCCTCTGCGGCAAACCAAG AAGGATGCATTGCTTTCACCAAGTTCGAGGAGTTTTTATGCTTGCATTGGCGAAAGCACACATGCTTATCAGAGCCCATCTGAAGATTTGGCCGCTGTAAATAATTGTCTAAATTA CACCAGCAGGAGAATCAACACTCGAATAAACTTTGACATGGTTAGTGATTCAGTGGTAGCTGGCAGTCTGGGCCAACCACATGGTGTCCCTGCCTCTTCGGATCCTGCAGGTTCATTCAGTTTCTTGTCAAGGAAGGACAACCCAGGACCAGATTCTTGA